The following proteins come from a genomic window of Candidatus Methylomirabilota bacterium:
- the urtA gene encoding urea ABC transporter substrate-binding protein, translating to MAAVSRRDFLKTAGAGGIGAAAGLSFPAVLRAQGGGSVKVGVLHSLSGTMAISEVSLRDVVMMAVEEINAKGGVMGKKIEPVVVDPASNWDLFAEKAKQLLLQDKVAAVFGCWTSVSRKSVLPVFENNNGLLFYPVQYEGEECSKNVFYTGATPNQQLIPAAEYLMAKEGGGYKKFYLLGTDYVFPRTANKILRAFLRAKGVPEDSIAEEYTPFNHQDYQTIVGKIKRFSSGGNAAVLSTINGDSNVPFYKEFANQGLRSEQCPIMAFSVAEDELRGMDTAALVGHLAAWNYYQSVDTPQNKKFVQTFKAFAKKHNLPGGDKRVTDDPMEAAYFGVHIWKQAAEKAKSFEVDAVRKAVYGQTFLAPGGQIKMDEANQHTYKPVLIGEILKDGQFKVVSRSRGLVKAEPWSQYTSPDKGCDWIKHQGTYQKKA from the coding sequence ATGGCGGCAGTTTCCCGCAGGGACTTTCTCAAGACCGCAGGCGCGGGGGGCATCGGGGCGGCGGCGGGCCTGAGCTTCCCGGCCGTCCTCAGGGCGCAGGGTGGCGGAAGCGTCAAGGTCGGCGTGCTGCACTCGCTGTCCGGCACCATGGCCATCAGCGAAGTATCGCTTCGCGATGTGGTGATGATGGCGGTGGAAGAGATCAACGCCAAGGGTGGCGTGATGGGCAAGAAGATCGAGCCGGTGGTGGTGGACCCCGCCTCGAACTGGGACCTGTTCGCGGAGAAGGCCAAGCAGCTCCTGCTCCAGGACAAGGTGGCGGCGGTCTTCGGCTGCTGGACGTCGGTCAGCCGCAAGTCGGTCCTGCCCGTCTTCGAGAACAACAACGGCCTGCTCTTCTACCCGGTTCAGTACGAGGGCGAGGAGTGCTCGAAGAACGTCTTCTACACCGGAGCCACGCCCAACCAGCAGCTGATCCCCGCCGCCGAGTACCTGATGGCGAAGGAGGGGGGCGGGTACAAGAAGTTCTACCTGCTCGGCACCGACTACGTGTTCCCGCGCACCGCCAACAAGATCCTGCGCGCGTTCCTCCGGGCCAAGGGCGTTCCGGAGGATTCCATCGCGGAGGAGTACACGCCGTTCAACCATCAGGACTACCAGACGATCGTCGGCAAGATCAAGCGCTTCTCCTCGGGCGGCAACGCGGCGGTGCTCTCGACGATCAACGGGGACAGCAACGTGCCCTTCTACAAGGAGTTCGCCAACCAGGGCCTGCGCTCCGAGCAGTGCCCGATCATGGCGTTCAGCGTGGCCGAGGACGAGCTGCGCGGCATGGACACCGCCGCGCTGGTCGGTCACCTCGCGGCGTGGAACTACTACCAGTCGGTCGACACCCCGCAGAACAAGAAGTTCGTGCAGACCTTCAAGGCCTTCGCCAAGAAGCACAACCTGCCCGGCGGCGACAAGCGCGTCACCGACGACCCGATGGAGGCGGCCTACTTCGGCGTCCACATCTGGAAGCAGGCGGCCGAGAAGGCCAAGTCGTTCGAGGTCGACGCCGTCCGCAAGGCGGTCTACGGCCAGACGTTCCTGGCCCCCGGCGGGCAGATCAAGATGGACGAGGCCAACCAGCACACCTACAAGCCGGTGCTCATCGGCGAGATCCTGAAGGACGGCCAGTTCAAGGTCGTCTCGCGGTCCAGGGGCCTCGTGAAGGCCGAGCCGTGGAGCCAGTACACCAGCCCGGACAAGGGCTGCGACTGGATCAAGCACCAGGGCACCTACCAGAAGAAGGCCTGA